In Deinococcus sp. QL22, the following are encoded in one genomic region:
- a CDS encoding NAD(P)/FAD-dependent oxidoreductase, whose product MSPAPPLRSDILVIGGGPAGLHAAFYAAWRGLKVRVVEARAEVGGQLMALYPDKVVYDVPGLPSTRAASVVAGLLGQLDTLDVDIRVNEVARTLTSDGDGGWLVGTDSGTFAAGAVIVAAGMGALLPRESRVPGAGSHPDVRTDLPEPSTLAGRQVLVVGGVPQATRAALELAGAGASVTLTHRRAGFRGEPTELAELEGCRATGRITILAPAILMNLVPGGAHLTVDGETVRVQAETVLILNGYLPDLSPLQSWPLDWQGEYVLDGPGGQTHLSGVFAVGDVALSGGQFKLISLAFAQAAVAANHAAHYVNEALRVRPGHSSEKR is encoded by the coding sequence CGCGGCCTTTTATGCGGCGTGGCGCGGCCTGAAGGTTCGGGTGGTGGAGGCGCGGGCCGAGGTGGGCGGGCAACTGATGGCCCTCTACCCCGACAAGGTGGTGTACGACGTACCGGGTCTGCCCAGCACGCGGGCGGCGAGCGTGGTGGCCGGTTTGCTGGGCCAACTGGACACGCTGGATGTGGACATCCGGGTGAACGAGGTGGCCCGCACCCTCACGTCTGATGGCGACGGCGGCTGGCTGGTGGGCACCGATTCTGGCACCTTTGCGGCGGGCGCAGTCATCGTGGCGGCGGGCATGGGAGCCTTGCTGCCGCGTGAGTCACGGGTGCCCGGCGCGGGGTCGCATCCCGACGTGAGAACCGACCTGCCCGAACCCAGCACGCTGGCAGGGCGGCAAGTGTTGGTGGTGGGCGGCGTGCCCCAGGCTACCCGTGCCGCGCTGGAACTGGCCGGGGCCGGGGCTTCCGTGACCCTCACACACCGCCGCGCCGGATTCCGGGGTGAGCCAACTGAACTGGCCGAACTGGAAGGTTGCCGTGCCACGGGCCGAATTACCATCTTGGCCCCCGCCATCCTGATGAACCTTGTGCCGGGCGGCGCACACCTGACCGTAGACGGCGAAACCGTACGCGTGCAGGCTGAAACCGTGCTGATTCTGAACGGCTACTTGCCCGATCTGTCGCCCCTTCAGAGTTGGCCGCTGGACTGGCAGGGCGAATACGTGCTGGACGGCCCCGGCGGCCAGACCCACCTGTCGGGCGTGTTCGCGGTGGGCGATGTGGCCCTCAGCGGCGGCCAGTTCAAGCTGATTTCTCTGGCGTTTGCACAGGCAGCGGTAGCCGCCAATCACGCTGCCCATTATGTGAATGAGGCGCTGCGGGTGAGGCCGGGGCACAGCAGCGAGAAACGGTAA
- a CDS encoding AAC(3) family N-acetyltransferase: protein MLNLLRRPATLPADLETGLAELGLDGTQHVIVHASLKSFGTLEGGARAVVDTLAARTATLVAPSFTYNTLLRHATSPIHARFHRDSRVSRDIGRIPQTLVERAEALRSFHPTLSFVALGAEAERVVSSQTLASPYQPIGSLYDLDGYALLMGVDFGSNTSVHYGEHVAGMPLLTRYVPLGGGVLPTAFPNCSADFERLAPLVQARSARVGASELRLYRVRELVDATVSMLTRDPEALLCTYSSCRCQEVRRLVRANGLTPRPHGG, encoded by the coding sequence GTGCTGAATCTCTTGCGTCGCCCCGCCACATTGCCTGCCGATCTGGAAACGGGGCTGGCAGAATTGGGGCTGGACGGCACGCAGCACGTCATCGTTCATGCCAGCCTGAAGTCGTTCGGCACGCTGGAAGGTGGAGCGCGGGCTGTCGTAGATACATTGGCCGCCCGCACTGCCACGCTGGTGGCCCCTTCGTTTACCTATAACACTCTGCTTCGGCACGCCACCTCGCCCATTCATGCCCGCTTTCACCGCGATAGCCGGGTCAGCCGCGATATTGGCCGCATTCCGCAAACACTGGTCGAGCGGGCCGAGGCGCTGCGTTCCTTCCACCCCACCCTGAGTTTTGTGGCGCTGGGCGCGGAAGCAGAGCGGGTGGTGTCGTCCCAGACCTTGGCGAGTCCTTACCAGCCCATCGGCTCCCTGTACGACCTGGACGGTTACGCCCTGCTGATGGGTGTGGATTTTGGCAGCAATACCAGCGTGCATTACGGCGAACATGTGGCCGGAATGCCGCTGTTGACGCGTTATGTCCCGTTGGGCGGCGGCGTGTTGCCCACCGCGTTTCCCAACTGCTCGGCAGATTTCGAGCGGCTGGCCCCGCTGGTGCAGGCGCGTTCTGCCCGTGTGGGCGCGTCCGAACTGCGGCTCTACCGCGTGCGCGAACTCGTAGACGCCACCGTGTCCATGCTGACCCGCGACCCGGAAGCCCTGCTGTGTACCTACAGCAGTTGCCGCTGCCAGGAAGTGCGGCGGCTGGTGCGGGCCAACGGCCTGACGCCCCGGCCTCACGGCGGTTAG
- the ychF gene encoding redox-regulated ATPase YchF has protein sequence MGLAIGIVGLPNVGKSTLFNAITRAGALAANYPFATIEPNVGRVMVPDERLSALSRIFTKGERVPPIIPTFVEFVDIAGLVKGASQGEGLGNQFLANIREADAIAHVVRCFEDGNVIHVAGRVDPLDDIETINTELILADLNGLEKRLSNLQKKARGNDKEAKEQADLAEQILAVLGEGKPARAGTYDAPIPKEFGLITTKPVIYVANVGEDQLTEDNEYVNIVREYAAREGAQVVKISAQIEGELAEMPEDEAAAFLTDLGVEESGLNQLVKVGYETLGLITFITSGEKEVRAWTIRRGEKAPEAAGEIHSDLERGFIRAEVIEWEKMVEAGGWANAKSKGWVRTEGKEYVMKDGDIMNVLHNS, from the coding sequence ATGGGCTTAGCAATTGGAATCGTCGGATTACCGAACGTCGGGAAAAGTACGCTGTTTAACGCCATTACGCGGGCGGGGGCCTTGGCTGCCAACTACCCGTTTGCCACCATCGAACCCAACGTGGGCCGCGTCATGGTGCCCGACGAGCGCCTGTCGGCCCTGAGCCGTATCTTTACCAAAGGCGAGCGCGTGCCGCCCATTATTCCCACCTTCGTGGAATTCGTGGACATTGCCGGACTGGTGAAGGGAGCCAGCCAGGGCGAAGGCCTCGGTAACCAATTCCTCGCCAATATCCGTGAGGCCGACGCGATTGCCCATGTGGTGCGCTGCTTTGAGGACGGTAACGTCATTCATGTGGCGGGCCGCGTCGATCCCCTCGACGACATCGAAACCATCAACACCGAACTGATTCTGGCCGACCTGAACGGCTTGGAGAAGCGCCTCTCCAACCTTCAGAAGAAGGCGAGGGGCAACGATAAGGAAGCCAAAGAGCAGGCGGACTTGGCTGAGCAGATTCTGGCCGTGTTGGGCGAAGGCAAGCCCGCCCGCGCTGGAACCTACGACGCACCCATCCCCAAAGAGTTTGGCCTGATCACCACCAAGCCAGTAATTTACGTGGCCAACGTGGGCGAAGACCAGCTGACCGAAGACAACGAGTACGTGAACATCGTGCGCGAATATGCCGCCCGCGAAGGCGCACAGGTCGTGAAAATCAGTGCCCAGATTGAAGGCGAACTGGCCGAGATGCCCGAAGACGAGGCCGCTGCCTTCCTGACCGATCTGGGCGTGGAGGAAAGTGGGCTGAATCAGCTCGTGAAAGTGGGCTACGAAACGCTGGGCCTGATCACCTTCATCACGTCGGGTGAAAAGGAAGTGCGGGCCTGGACCATCCGGCGCGGCGAAAAAGCCCCCGAAGCCGCCGGAGAAATTCACAGCGATCTGGAGCGCGGGTTTATCCGGGCCGAAGTAATCGAGTGGGAAAAAATGGTGGAAGCGGGCGGCTGGGCCAATGCCAAAAGCAAGGGCTGGGTCAGAACCGAAGGCAAAGAGTACGTGATGAAAGACGGCGACATCATGAACGTCTTGCACAACTCGTAA
- a CDS encoding YitT family protein produces MTRPAPLVALTRLPALGRYALLLFGLFLYGLSLRLMLDARVGVAPWEVLHVGITRHLPLSVGVVSILTGLVIVAFTALKLREPIGPGTVLNVIFIGVFLDVLGPLVPDPQGLGLRWVQFALGVALLGLATGTYVAAGLGAGPRDGLTLGLRRVYGWPVARTRTGVEVVVLATGLLLGGPVGWGTLVFALTVGPAMSAGMGLFGIAQRREPPAGTPLAAN; encoded by the coding sequence GTGACCCGCCCCGCTCCCCTCGTTGCCCTCACGCGTTTGCCCGCGCTGGGGCGTTACGCCCTGCTGCTGTTCGGGCTGTTTCTGTACGGCCTGAGCCTGCGCCTGATGCTCGATGCCCGCGTAGGTGTCGCGCCTTGGGAGGTGCTGCATGTGGGCATTACGCGGCATTTGCCGCTCAGCGTGGGCGTGGTCAGCATCCTGACTGGGCTGGTGATCGTGGCGTTTACGGCTCTGAAACTGCGGGAGCCGATTGGCCCCGGCACCGTACTGAACGTCATATTTATCGGTGTATTTTTGGATGTGTTGGGGCCTCTAGTGCCCGACCCGCAAGGCTTGGGCCTGCGCTGGGTGCAGTTTGCGTTGGGTGTGGCGCTGCTGGGGCTGGCAACCGGAACGTATGTGGCGGCGGGCCTTGGCGCTGGCCCCCGCGACGGCCTGACGCTGGGGCTGCGGCGCGTGTACGGCTGGCCTGTGGCCCGTACCCGCACTGGGGTAGAAGTGGTGGTACTGGCCACAGGCTTGCTGCTGGGCGGCCCGGTGGGGTGGGGCACCTTGGTGTTTGCCCTGACCGTCGGCCCAGCCATGAGCGCAGGTATGGGCTTGTTCGGCATCGCCCAGCGCAGGGAGCCGCCCGCAGGTACGCCGTTGGCTGCCAACTGA
- the rpsB gene encoding 30S ribosomal protein S2, translating to MSYISMKQLLEAGVHFGHETKRWNPKFKRFIFAERNGIFIIDLQKTLKQVDRSFDFIKELAERGGVILFVGTKKQAQEIVELEARRTGMPFVTSRWLGGMLTNFKTMRTRIDRLNELDEMFESGRINDRLKAERIKLGAERERLLRFVGGIRKMTRLPDAIFVVDPTKEVIAVQEANRLGIPVIALADTDSDPDVIDYIVPGNDDAIRSIQLIAHRIGDLLVEARGGGEDVSGERVEGSTPEMDAAESGAEGDTSQLTSSQGRS from the coding sequence ATGTCGTACATCAGCATGAAGCAGTTGCTCGAAGCCGGAGTGCATTTCGGCCACGAAACCAAGCGCTGGAACCCCAAATTCAAGCGCTTCATCTTTGCCGAGCGCAACGGGATTTTCATCATCGATCTTCAGAAGACCCTGAAGCAGGTCGACCGCTCCTTTGATTTCATCAAAGAACTGGCCGAGCGCGGCGGCGTCATCCTGTTCGTGGGCACCAAGAAGCAGGCGCAGGAAATCGTGGAACTCGAAGCCCGCCGCACGGGTATGCCGTTCGTCACCAGCCGTTGGTTGGGCGGAATGCTCACCAACTTCAAAACCATGCGTACCCGCATTGACCGCCTGAACGAACTCGACGAAATGTTCGAGTCGGGCCGCATCAATGACCGCCTGAAGGCCGAGCGCATCAAGCTGGGGGCCGAGCGTGAGCGCCTGCTGCGTTTCGTGGGCGGCATCCGCAAGATGACCCGTTTGCCCGACGCTATTTTCGTGGTCGATCCCACCAAAGAAGTGATCGCCGTGCAGGAAGCCAACCGTCTCGGAATCCCCGTGATTGCACTGGCCGACACCGACTCCGATCCCGATGTCATCGACTACATCGTGCCCGGCAACGACGACGCCATCCGTTCCATCCAGTTGATCGCGCACCGCATCGGTGACCTGCTCGTGGAAGCACGTGGCGGCGGCGAAGACGTGAGCGGCGAGCGCGTGGAAGGCAGCACCCCCGAAATGGATGCAGCCGAGAGCGGCGCAGAAGGCGACACCAGCCAACTGACGAGCAGCCAAGGCCGCAGCTAA
- the tsf gene encoding translation elongation factor Ts: MMESIKKVRELTGAGMMDVKKALSDSGNDEEKAIALLRERGIVKASKKSDREAKEGLVRFVVDGNKAAIVEVNSETDFVARNSDFQALVQSLAQAALAAGTSDVEAFRNTDLNGETVSTAVAAAAGRIGENLVLSRVAYVEAAEGETLAGYVHSNGKIGVLVRVAGGSEAHAKDVALHVAAERPQYMSRDEVDSTDIEKEREILTNKALNEGKPQQIVEKIVNGQISKFYEEKVLPEQKFVKDNSMTVAQYLGDAAVKQFVRFEISS, translated from the coding sequence ATGATGGAATCGATCAAGAAAGTACGCGAACTGACGGGCGCGGGCATGATGGACGTTAAGAAAGCACTGTCCGACTCTGGCAACGACGAAGAAAAGGCCATAGCCCTGCTGCGTGAGCGCGGCATCGTAAAGGCCTCCAAGAAGAGCGACCGTGAAGCCAAAGAAGGCCTCGTGCGTTTTGTGGTGGACGGCAACAAGGCCGCCATCGTGGAAGTGAACAGCGAGACTGATTTCGTTGCCCGCAACTCCGATTTTCAGGCCCTCGTACAGTCCCTGGCACAGGCCGCCCTCGCCGCAGGTACGAGCGACGTGGAAGCCTTCAGGAACACTGATCTGAACGGCGAAACCGTGAGCACGGCAGTGGCCGCCGCCGCTGGCCGAATCGGTGAGAACCTGGTGCTGAGCCGGGTGGCTTACGTGGAAGCCGCCGAGGGCGAAACCCTGGCCGGATACGTGCACAGCAACGGCAAGATCGGCGTGCTGGTACGCGTGGCGGGCGGCAGCGAAGCCCACGCCAAAGACGTGGCCCTGCACGTGGCCGCCGAGCGTCCTCAGTACATGTCGCGTGACGAGGTAGACAGCACCGACATTGAAAAAGAGCGCGAAATCCTGACCAATAAAGCACTCAACGAGGGCAAGCCTCAGCAAATTGTGGAAAAGATCGTGAACGGGCAGATCAGCAAGTTCTACGAAGAAAAAGTGCTGCCCGAGCAGAAGTTCGTGAAGGACAACAGCATGACGGTGGCGCAGTACCTCGGAGACGCGGCAGTCAAGCAGTTCGTCCGCTTCGAGATCAGCTCTTAA
- the pyrH gene encoding UMP kinase has translation MFKRVLLKLSGEFLADENGFGISPDTTARLARLLTAAIAGKEIELAIVIGGGNFWRGARNGAGMDAATADYIGMLGTVMNAMALQDAMETAGQPTRVMSAIHMAAVAEPYIRRRAMRHLEKGRVVIFGGGNGAPFFTTDTTSTLRALEIGAEVVLMAKNKVDGVYDSDPRKNPDAKRYDTLTHLDVVDQRLEVMDATAITLCMDKGLPIVVFDLFEQGNLERLFAGERVGTLIQTP, from the coding sequence ATGTTTAAACGAGTGCTGCTTAAACTTTCCGGAGAATTTCTGGCCGATGAAAACGGCTTTGGGATCAGCCCCGACACGACGGCGCGGCTGGCCCGGCTGCTGACTGCCGCCATTGCGGGCAAAGAGATTGAACTCGCTATCGTGATCGGCGGCGGCAACTTCTGGCGCGGGGCACGCAACGGCGCGGGAATGGACGCCGCCACCGCCGACTACATCGGCATGCTGGGCACGGTCATGAACGCCATGGCCCTGCAAGACGCCATGGAAACCGCCGGACAGCCCACCCGCGTCATGAGCGCCATTCATATGGCGGCGGTGGCCGAGCCGTACATTCGCCGCCGCGCCATGCGTCACCTCGAAAAGGGCCGCGTGGTTATTTTTGGTGGCGGCAACGGTGCGCCCTTTTTTACCACCGACACCACCTCCACGCTGCGGGCGCTGGAAATTGGCGCGGAAGTCGTGCTGATGGCAAAAAACAAGGTAGATGGCGTGTACGATTCCGATCCCCGCAAGAACCCGGACGCCAAACGCTACGACACCCTGACCCATCTGGACGTGGTGGATCAGCGACTTGAAGTCATGGACGCCACCGCCATTACGCTGTGCATGGATAAGGGCCTGCCTATCGTGGTGTTCGACCTGTTCGAGCAGGGCAACCTGGAGCGCCTGTTTGCGGGCGAGCGCGTGGGCACACTGATTCAGACGCCCTGA
- the frr gene encoding ribosome recycling factor: MADLKTIQSDTRERMTKAIEALENNLSVLRTGRANPGILKKIVVDYYGSTVPIDQVASITTPDARTLVISPWDRGALNPIEKAIRDSDLGLNPNNKGDTIFISLPMLTEERRKDLVKNAKNYAEDARIVVRNLRKHALDEVKKMEGVGDDEIKRGEAEVQKITDEYIARVELTFTKKEQEILG; the protein is encoded by the coding sequence ATGGCAGACCTTAAAACCATTCAGTCCGATACCCGCGAACGCATGACCAAAGCCATTGAGGCGCTGGAAAACAACCTCAGTGTGTTGCGTACAGGCCGCGCCAACCCCGGCATTCTGAAGAAGATCGTGGTGGATTATTACGGCTCCACTGTCCCGATCGATCAGGTGGCCAGTATCACGACGCCTGACGCGCGCACGCTCGTTATTTCTCCCTGGGATCGGGGCGCACTGAACCCAATCGAGAAGGCCATCCGCGACAGCGATCTGGGCCTGAATCCCAACAACAAGGGCGACACCATCTTTATCAGCCTGCCGATGCTGACTGAGGAACGCCGCAAAGACCTTGTGAAGAACGCCAAGAACTACGCCGAGGACGCCCGAATCGTGGTGCGGAACCTGCGTAAGCACGCGCTGGACGAAGTGAAGAAGATGGAAGGCGTGGGTGACGACGAGATCAAGCGTGGCGAGGCCGAGGTACAGAAAATCACCGACGAATACATCGCCCGCGTGGAATTGACGTTTACCAAGAAGGAGCAGGAAATCCTCGGGTGA